In the genome of Flavobacteriaceae bacterium YJPT1-3, the window CGGGCCTAATCTACGGGTCTCATTCTCTACCCCAAGAGCAAAATCTTGTTGGGTGATCTCCTCTCCATTGACGATCCCTACGGTTTGAGGATTTTGTGCGCTAAAACCGCCATTCTTGATGATATCGGAAAGCACGAAAGAAAAGAGTGCAAGCGCGATGATCAGGATAAGAAATAAGGAACGTTGTCTAATTTTATTAAGTACTGCCATCAGTATTGGATTTTATCAAATAGGGGGCGAAAATACCATTTTTACCCTTAAAAAAGAAACGGAAAAGACTTAAAATAAATCGAAGAGAACAGGAAGGTTATTCGGTATCAATCTGTTTGAGTTTGACTAACTCAATCCGCGTGTTTGAGGTTTCCAAGATGTGGAATAAGAAGTTATCAATCTCTACTAGTTCTCCCTCTTCTGGGATACCCTCGGTGTGATTAACAATCATTCCACCCAGGGTTTCGTAGTTCTCCCCCTCAGGTAAATTCAACTTATAGGTTTCATTCAAATAATCTACTTCCAAACGCGCTGAAAAGCGAAACTGTCCGTCACCGAGTTCCTCTTCATCCAATGCAACCGTATCGTGTTCATCCTCAATTTCACCAAAGAGCTCCTCTACAATATCTTCAACAGTCATCATGCCGCTGGTCCCTCCATACTCATCAATCACCACGGCTATGCTCTTTCGTTTTTTGATCAAAATGTTCAAGACATCCTTGACCAACATCGTCTCAGGAACAAAGACTACGGGCATGAGTACTTCCTCCAGACGCTCCGGCTGATTGAACATTGCAAATGAATGCACGTACCCAATGATATCATCGGTAGTATCTTGGTAGACCAGAATTTTTGACAAGCCGGTCTCGATAAAGAGCTGGGTGACTTTCTCCGGGTCTTCTCCCTGCTCTACGGCCGTGATCTCATTTCGAGGAATCATTACTTCCCGCGACTTCACTTCCGAAAATTCCAAAGCATTCTGAAAAATCTGAATTTCGGTGTCTACTTCTTCCTGATCATCTACCGATTCCATTTGTTCAGAAATGTAATTCCCCAGTTCCACTTTCGTGAAAGCGAGCTGCACCTCATCACCTGCTGTTTTGAACAAGTACTTTAAAACAAGGTCTGAAATCCAGATAATGAAGGTAGATATGAAACCGAAGAGCAAATAAAAAATGTAAGCCGGCACCGCAAATATCTTGAGCAGGGAATTGGCATAGATCTGAAAGAAAACCTTTGGCAAAAACTCTGCGGTGATCAGGATCACCAAGGTGGAAATGAGCGTTTGTGACAACAGGGAAAATTCAGTAACCAGGGCCCCCAGCCAATTCTCGCCAAAAGGCATGGTCTCTAGCCAGCCTTGCAGCAAAGCACCCATAAAATATCCATAAATCACTAAGGCAAGATTGTTTCCCACCAACATGGTGGCAATAAAACGAGAGGGCTTGCGCGTCAGGCGAGTCAACACCTTAGCGAGCAGGTCATTCTGTTTCTTTTCAATCTCAATGTGGATCTTATTGGAAGATACATAGGCGATCTCCATTCCAGAAAAGAATGCAGAAAGAATCAGACTCAAAATGATGATCAGAACTTCTGTTCCCATTTAGCGATTATCGTTACGATCCTGCATACGCTTTCGAAAGCGTCTTCTGAAGAAGAACATGAATAAGGCTGCAGCCACAAAGAGCAAATAAAAATAGGCTTTATTGGTATCAACACCCCAAATGGAATAGGCCTCATAGGCGAAGAGGCCGGCAACGATCAGATATACATATTCGAAGTATTTAAAAATGCCACTCATAGATTATGGGGTATTATCGTCTTTTACGTATTGTTTACTGACGTTGTTTAAAGATATGAAATTTTCAAAGTCCTGACTGGAATCGAAGAGGTCTCCTTTATTGTAGGAGCCATCCGGAAACTGGATCGTATAAGGCTGATCAGTAAAGACCCAATTGCGAGCCTCATCCCAGTAGAGTTGCTGAGCGTAGAGCTCTACTGAATCACTGGTGATCAACACTACATCCTTTTGGAGATCGATCAAATTGGTCCGGCGATAGCGTATGGCGTACTTGGAGGTGACATAATTTTCTTCCCCATCTTCATCAATAAAAGTAACCTGAATCCCTTCAGGGAACTCTTCATAGGGAAAAAAGGCGGTACTAAAGTCTTTGTAGTAAGGCGTTTTGAGGGTAGCCACTACCCGACCGGAATCGGTATACTTGGTCGTGATATTAAACCCCTCGGAAACGGGCAGATCAGATTTGATCTGATACTGTTGTAACTGCTGCGTATTGTTTTGACAACCAAAAAATAAGGTCACGGCAATTGCCGTGACCCCATAGTTTATTAAGTGTTTAAAAGGTTGCCTCATTACAGGTTAGGCACCCGAACAGAGCGTCCAATCCAACATCCGATGCTGATGGTTTGCCCACCTTTACTCTCGTTAAAGATCATGGTGTTGTCTGGAGCTTTGGCTCGATAGCTCGCTGCGGTCTGGCTGGCTGCAGAAGATAAAGACGGATCTACACGTCCTGCTCTTGCAGCAACATCAGCTGCTAACCAGTAAACGGCACGCTTTTCAAAGACAGAAGATCCACAGTTATTCGCACTCGCCGCATACATATTTGCAATACGAAGGTAGTTGATCCCCATGGAAGGATTCTGCTCTAACGCTTTTTGGTAGTATGATCTCGCCTGACCATAGCTTCCTTTACCTCTAAGCTTCTCACCTATTCGGAAATAGACTTTAGACTTCGCCAGGTTATCGGTTTGACGCTCCGCTGATTCGTTATAATAGTCTAAGGCCTTATTTAAGTCTCCTTTTTCTTCAGCAAGCTGACCTAAATACAAGGCCGTATTTGCAGAAGGCTCCAGTTTATCCAATTGCTCTACCAACTTGACAAATAATGGATCACTGGTACAATCTTTTCCAGAGAGACGACCGGCTGCCTTACGCACCCAGCTTACGTCATTCATCTTTTCGTTAAAGTCTTTACTGTATAATGGTATTAAGTTATCACAGTCGGCCAACTGACCTAATTTACTATCGATACTTCCGGAAACCGTAGCATAAGCTTTTAAATTGATCTCAGCATTCTTAAGCAGCTTCGCCTCTTTGGAAGTCAAATTCTCATTATTCTCCTGCTTCTCCAATAAGGGCTCAATCCGCTTAGCCAGGTCATTCTGTTCCTTACTGATCTGCTCAGTAACGGCATCGTATAAATCGAATACGTCCTGAAGATCTTTTTTTCCTTCATCCTGCAGATCAACTACAAGAGAGAAATAGGTGTATAGGCTTTTTGCACTAGTAAACGTTTCTTTGTCCTCATCCCACGCTTTTTGAAACATATTGAACTGCTTCTCCTTAGTACCCATCTTGTTATCATACATCACCTGCGCCAGGTCAGCATACTTATCACCAACTTTAGTTTTGTTGGGATAGTATTTCATGCGTTGCTCAATCACGTCAGCCATAAGTCCGGCATATTCTTCCTTCTTGGCACCGGTCGATCCTTCGATCTTCTCGCGTACCAAGATCTCACCGTATTGATATAAAGCAGGTGACCAGGTAGGACAGTTCTTCATCAAAAATTGGAAGGGTTCCCAAGCCGCATCGTAGTTCTTCACTTTCATGTTTTCAGAAAATATAGAACCCTGGGTCAAACATTCCTCAGAAGCCTGACCAAACATAGTGGCAGAAGATGCAACTATCGCTAGGAGTAGAAGTGTTATTTTCGTTTTCATCTTTAAATTATTTATTCGGTTAATTGAATTTTAGCTTTTGGAACCACTTCCCGTTAAAGGATAGGCTCAAAAATACATTAAAAAAGTTTTCTTTTATGAGACCGGCTTCCGTGGTACCGCGTTGTCCGTACTCAAAACCAAGGTTTACATTGCTCAATGATCGCCCGGCGGGTAGTCCTACTCCAAAAGACATGCCAAACTCTGAAATGTCCTGTCCACGGATGTTTAGACCCAGTTCTTCATAGCGCACCCCGGCTCTGTAAGTCATTCGTTTCCAATAGCTGTTCACTGAAAGATATTCAGGCGTGTAAAATCCTCCCAAACGGTATTTTGCAGCATTTTTATAGGTCACGTCAGGGATGGAAAACGATCGATTGGAAAAATTACTGGTTTCTTCTAAAGACACCTCGGTTCCCGCAAACCATTTATTCTTTTCTCCCAGTCCAAATCCGAACACTACGCTGGAAGGCAAGGTAAGATCGGTGTCTGCAATGATTACATTGCGCGTTTCTACGGGCACCACATCACCGGTACTGATGAATAGTACAGAAGCCAGTTCACGGCTATTTTCTGAATTCAAGTTGCTCTCCATGGTATATGCGGCATTGGCATAAAATCGGAGGTCTTTGCTAAAGTCGGCTTCAAATTGAGCTCCAAAATTTAATGATAAGCCACTTAGATCAGACCGATTAATTTCTTGAGTTCCTAATTCGAGCCCTTCAAACCCAATGATACTTAGATTGCGAATACTTCCAAAATTATAGCTGACCGTACCTCCCAACCGCAAATCCGGCAAGATTTCGTAGCCCGCAGACAGATAGGCCTTATTGAGGCCTCCTGAGCCCGAAAAACGAGCAGAAGTCCCAATCTCTTCGTCAATATTCTGAATGTTGTAACCCACAGAAGAATAGGGAAGAATTCCGAAACCAACACCCCATTTCTTACCTATGGGTATACCAATGGCAACGTAATCAATGGTCGTATTGGAGTTGTCCTCGTCAATCTCATTAGTGGTGAATTGTACTTCTTTATGACTGGCACCCACCGCAAAATTGGTGAATCGCAGCGCCCCATACCCGGCTGGATTTCGAAGATTGACGTGAAGACTGTCTGAGTAGGTAGTCATCCCACCCATGGTTCTGTTCTCAACTGTTCCCTGAAACTGCAAGGTTCCTAATCCATAGAAGGAATATGGGGAAGAGGCTCCATCCTGAGCGTAGGTAATCATGGACACTAAAGCCACTAAGGCCAATACAATCTTTCTAATCATTCGTTCTTGTTAAATTCAAGTATGTAGTTCAAGCCCTGCAGCAGAAAATTTGAGTGCGCAAAGATGCCATTTTTTAATTGTTCTGACAAGAGTGCTGCATCTCCACCGGTAAGCACTGTAATCAAATCGGGAAATTGCTCTTTATATGCAAGAACCGTACCCTCAATTTCTCGAAGAATCCCACCACTTACCCCTGCATGTATGGAATTTTCAGTGCTATTGCCAATCAGGGATGGAATCAGTCGTGGATTTAGTAATGGCAGGCGAGCGGTATGTTGATTTAACGCCTTATAACGCAATTGAAGTCCGGGAGTGATGGCCCCTCCTTGATACTGACCTTCAGCATTAATAAAATCATAGGTGATGCACGTTCCGGCATCGATTATCAATCCATTTTTTTGCGGATAGGCTTTCGCGAAAGCGGCCACCAGACCGATACGATCCACACCCAGCGTCTGTGGCGTTTGATATTGATTCTCAAAAGGCAGCTTGGTGGTGTGATCAAGTCTGATCGTTGCATACTGTTCATCGAGAAAAGAAAACCAATCTTTATTCTCTTTACCCACTGAGGCCAGCAACGCATCAGCGATTGGGAATTGGTTTTGCAGCTTATGCAGCTGATCAAGCAAGGTATTGGGTTTTACAATCTGGCTCCACATCAATTGGTCCTGATCAAAAACAGCCACTTTCGTATTTGTATTCCCTACATCTACGATTAAATTCATCTCCCTCGCTTTGCGCCAAAAATACGAATTGCTATTGGCCACGCTGTTAAGGTTATACTAAATGGAGTTAGAAAAACTATTTCATTTTTAATCGTAGAAGTTGTGCATAAACAAATAAGCCCCTATATTTGCACCCGCATTTATGAAATGTAAATGGGAGGTACCTTAGCTCAGTTGGTAGAGCAACGGACTGAAAATCCGTGTGTCCCTGGTTCGATTCCTGGAGGTACCACATCAAGCAGCAACCCGATCAAGTGATCGGGTTTTTTGTGGTCGTAAGCCAGAGTGTTTATTTTCATTACGTCTCGACAAATTGTTGATAAACTACCCGCTACTCTCGAGTTCGTGCAATTGAATTTTTCAGAATTAAAGAAATCCTTCTATCAACAAACGAAGTCGTGACCTTATTAATCATACATTCGCACGGATTTCCTAACGAGCTTTTTAAAATTAGCGGGCAATTCGATGGAAAACGACCAATTAGCATTATTTCCTACTACATTATCTCCAGTTTTCATTTCTATAGTTAGTCAATTATATTACTCCTTTGGTAACAAATCTGAATTGGAGGCCTTTAAAGTATATTTCGAAAGAATTATAAGTAAAATAGTAATAAAAGCTACCATGAAATAAATTACAGCAGTGTTATTACCATAAATTGCGAAAATACTACTAACAGTATATACATCTAAATAATCGTAAAATGAACTCAATAAAATTCTCGCAAATCCATAACTAATATGACTCATAATGCATAGTAATATACTTTTTGTTCTGCTATAGAGAAAACACAACAAAAACGCATAGATAAATAGGTTTAGAAAAGTATAAATATTGAGGTGAGATGCTGCAAAAACAAAACTTGTAATGGAAGCAGAATATATAAATGACTTTGATTTCATTAATCTTTTGAAGATAAAATCACGATAAATTAGTTCTTCAAAGAAAGGCGCTGTCAATAGCAAAGAACCCATTCCAAAATAGGTAAAGCTGAAATTGATTAGGTCGTTGTAGCGTTCAGTAGGCGCTAAAAAGTAATATGTTGGTATTGCTTGTGTAAAATACAGGCCAAGAGTCATTATTATCACAGGAAAAACTAATCGTTTAAAAAGATTTGTATTCCCGAACCAGATACCTATTTTATATCGAAAAATAAACATACTAACCACTATTATAATCGTATAGCCCAATATTTCTGATAGGAATATGACCAAAGTAATTCTAGGTATGATAAGACCTAAACTTATTATTAGTAAGACACTAATGAAAATACAAAACAGTGCATAAATTAATGTTTGTATAATATTTTTTGGAAATATTGTTCTATCCTTCATTTTTTGATAAATAATGTTTATCTGATATCATAGAGCTGCGAAATACAAATTATGCATTTGAAAAAATCATCATTTACCGAAGCATACTTCTATTCAGGACTTAATTATACCAAAACTCATAATGAGGATATTGCTTTGGAGTATTTTGAAAAAGCTTTAGAATTATACGAAAATGGATTTAAAGTTAGAAATCCATATAATGAGGTTGTTTTAGAGTTGTATCATTCATGTGTTATACGCGAAATTTTGCAAATAAAACAAGGGTCATAAATTCAATAAATTGTGATTTTGACTTCCTCAACATTTTTAATGTACTTATTCTAACTTAGAATCAAGATTTTATGGAGCACATTGTTAAAAGAACTTAGGGAATGACAGGGACTACTGTTTACTTGGCCACCGTAAAGGTAAAAGTCGTCCCTTCTTCACTATCGGATCGCAATTGAATTATCCCCTCCTGCTGATCCACTAGCTTTTTAACGAGCGCCAACCCGATTCCCGTTCCTTGATCCCCATGGCGATCCTTCGTATTTTGAGTTACGAAAAGCCTAAAAATAGAGTCCTTGTTCTCCTCTGCAATTCCATCTCCATTATCACCTACCATAAATTGATAATGGGTATCCAATTCTTCAAATTGCAAATTGATCTGTCGACGTGGTTTGGAATTGTATTTTAATGAATTTGTAATCAAATTGAGCAGAATTTGAATGACCACGCTGCGTCTTATTTGAATTTGAGGATTCTCATCAGGCATGCGTACCTCTACATCGTCATCTATAACGACCAGATCGCAGACCTCTTCGAAAAGATCACGTATAAATACAGCTTCTTTTTTTGTCTCGGTATCGCCTACATCGTAATAATGCAAGAGTCCATCAATGTATTTAGCCAAGGTATTGGATGATTGTTGGATATAGCGAAGGTATTCCCCGGTGCTGTCAGACCAGGTTTCGTCGCGCTCTTCCTCCAACAATTCCACCAGCTGCCTGATATTGGACAAGGGGGACTTTAAATCGTGGGAGACCACCCGGGCAAATTTTCTCAGTGCCGTATTTTTTTCAGTCAGTCGCTCTTGCAATTTTTTCAGCCGATTATTTTGCACCTGCTGTTCGAACAATTGTACCACCTGTTTGGCCAGTGTTTTTAATGCTTCTTTTTGATTATCATCTAATTGGCGCGGCTGATGATCGTAAACACATAAAGTGCCTAGAGCGAAGCCCTGTGGATTAATCAAGGGTACACCGGCATAAAAAATAGTTCGAAACACCTCAATGTTAGGATTTCCTTGAAATCGAGGGTCTTTACGAGCATCTTCAACAATGAAGATATCATCTTCAGTATTTATAGCGTGACCACAAAACGAGGTTTCTCGAGGAGCTTCTTGAACGTCAACTCCGTGCCTTGATTTTAAATAATTTCGGTCTTGATCGACCAGGGTTATTAGAGAGATCGGGGCCTCACAGATATAAGCCACCAGCGCTGTGATATTATCA includes:
- a CDS encoding type III pantothenate kinase, with protein sequence MNLIVDVGNTNTKVAVFDQDQLMWSQIVKPNTLLDQLHKLQNQFPIADALLASVGKENKDWFSFLDEQYATIRLDHTTKLPFENQYQTPQTLGVDRIGLVAAFAKAYPQKNGLIIDAGTCITYDFINAEGQYQGGAITPGLQLRYKALNQHTARLPLLNPRLIPSLIGNSTENSIHAGVSGGILREIEGTVLAYKEQFPDLITVLTGGDAALLSEQLKNGIFAHSNFLLQGLNYILEFNKNE
- the lptC gene encoding LPS export ABC transporter periplasmic protein LptC → MRQPFKHLINYGVTAIAVTLFFGCQNNTQQLQQYQIKSDLPVSEGFNITTKYTDSGRVVATLKTPYYKDFSTAFFPYEEFPEGIQVTFIDEDGEENYVTSKYAIRYRRTNLIDLQKDVVLITSDSVELYAQQLYWDEARNWVFTDQPYTIQFPDGSYNKGDLFDSSQDFENFISLNNVSKQYVKDDNTP
- a CDS encoding GAF domain-containing sensor histidine kinase; protein product: MIPPKIPKNESERLVALRSYQLLDTLPEESYDNITALVAYICEAPISLITLVDQDRNYLKSRHGVDVQEAPRETSFCGHAINTEDDIFIVEDARKDPRFQGNPNIEVFRTIFYAGVPLINPQGFALGTLCVYDHQPRQLDDNQKEALKTLAKQVVQLFEQQVQNNRLKKLQERLTEKNTALRKFARVVSHDLKSPLSNIRQLVELLEEERDETWSDSTGEYLRYIQQSSNTLAKYIDGLLHYYDVGDTETKKEAVFIRDLFEEVCDLVVIDDDVEVRMPDENPQIQIRRSVVIQILLNLITNSLKYNSKPRRQINLQFEELDTHYQFMVGDNGDGIAEENKDSIFRLFVTQNTKDRHGDQGTGIGLALVKKLVDQQEGIIQLRSDSEEGTTFTFTVAK
- a CDS encoding tetratricopeptide repeat protein; this encodes MKKSSFTEAYFYSGLNYTKTHNEDIALEYFEKALELYENGFKVRNPYNEVVLELYHSCVIREILQIKQGS
- a CDS encoding hemolysin family protein — encoded protein: MGTEVLIIILSLILSAFFSGMEIAYVSSNKIHIEIEKKQNDLLAKVLTRLTRKPSRFIATMLVGNNLALVIYGYFMGALLQGWLETMPFGENWLGALVTEFSLLSQTLISTLVILITAEFLPKVFFQIYANSLLKIFAVPAYIFYLLFGFISTFIIWISDLVLKYLFKTAGDEVQLAFTKVELGNYISEQMESVDDQEEVDTEIQIFQNALEFSEVKSREVMIPRNEITAVEQGEDPEKVTQLFIETGLSKILVYQDTTDDIIGYVHSFAMFNQPERLEEVLMPVVFVPETMLVKDVLNILIKKRKSIAVVIDEYGGTSGMMTVEDIVEELFGEIEDEHDTVALDEEELGDGQFRFSARLEVDYLNETYKLNLPEGENYETLGGMIVNHTEGIPEEGELVEIDNFLFHILETSNTRIELVKLKQIDTE
- a CDS encoding tetratricopeptide repeat protein, which translates into the protein MKTKITLLLLAIVASSATMFGQASEECLTQGSIFSENMKVKNYDAAWEPFQFLMKNCPTWSPALYQYGEILVREKIEGSTGAKKEEYAGLMADVIEQRMKYYPNKTKVGDKYADLAQVMYDNKMGTKEKQFNMFQKAWDEDKETFTSAKSLYTYFSLVVDLQDEGKKDLQDVFDLYDAVTEQISKEQNDLAKRIEPLLEKQENNENLTSKEAKLLKNAEINLKAYATVSGSIDSKLGQLADCDNLIPLYSKDFNEKMNDVSWVRKAAGRLSGKDCTSDPLFVKLVEQLDKLEPSANTALYLGQLAEEKGDLNKALDYYNESAERQTDNLAKSKVYFRIGEKLRGKGSYGQARSYYQKALEQNPSMGINYLRIANMYAASANNCGSSVFEKRAVYWLAADVAARAGRVDPSLSSAASQTAASYRAKAPDNTMIFNESKGGQTISIGCWIGRSVRVPNL